The following nucleotide sequence is from Longimicrobium sp..
TTCTTCGACAGGCTGGGCTCAGTGAAGTCCGGATGCCCGCGCCGCCAGTCGCTTTCGGGCAGGTTCGCGGCCCGCTCGCGCGTCATCGCCCCCGTCAGCAGGCCGGACTGCATGGGCGAGTAGACGATCACGCCGATGCCGTTCTGCTCGCAGAAGGGCAAAATCTCGTCTTCCACCTCCGGGTGCACGAGCGAGTACGGCGGCTGGAGCGACGTTACCGGCGCGATCTCCTGCGCCATCGTCAGCAGCCCCACGTCCCAGTTGCTGACGCCGATCCACCGCACCTTTCCCTCGCGCTGCAGCTCGGCCATGGTGCGCCAGCCTTCCTCGTTCTGCGCCGGATCGTCGTCCACCGGCCAGTGGATCTGGTACAGGTCGATGGCGTCCACCTTCAGCCGGCGCAGGCTGTCTTCGCACTCCTTGCGGATGGAATCGGCGTTGAGGTTGTTGTAGGGATCGCCCTCGCCCTCGTTCCAGCGCAGGCCGCACTTGGTGAACACCCACGGACGCGCGCCGGACCATCCCTCCAGCGCGCGCGCCACCAGCTCTTCGGAGTGGCCCAGCCCGTACACCGCGGCCGTGTCGATCCAGTTCACCCCCAGGTCCAGCGCCCGGTGGATGGCGTCGATGGCCTGCGCGTCGTCCTGCGGCCCCCACCCGAACGCCCATCCCGGCCCGCCGATGGCCCACGAGCCGAAGCCGATGGGCGTGATTTCCATGTCGCTGTTGCCGAGCTTTCTCTTCTGCATCTTCCCCATCGTCATGTACCGTCGTCCGACGCGCCCACGTTTGGGCGGCCCGCGGACCGTTGCGCGATCCGTGCCCGAACGGCACGGCGCCGCGGCGCGCCTTTCGCTGCGGAGCCCGTTCACGACAGAGATCGTGCGGTGGATGCACTCGTTCCCCAGGAGGCGTTCCGGTGAAGACTCGTTCGACGTTGATGATGGCCTGCGTGCTGGCTGCCGGGTGCGCACCACCGCAAACCGCGCCCGCCGCTACGCCGGTGGTGGCGCCGGCTGTGGCGAGGGACGCCAACCAGGCGCTGGACCAGCTGGCGGAGGCGTTCTTCGAGGCTACCCTGCCGCTGAGCCCCACATCGGCGACGGTCATCGGCGACGCGCGGTACAACGACCGGTACACGGCGGGGTTCGTCCCGGAGACCCGCGCCGCGTTCCGGGCGCTCGGGGCGGAGTACGAGGCGCGGCTGCGGGCCATCGACCGCGCCGCGCTGGACGAGGACCATCAGCTAACGTACGAGGTGTTGCGGTGGAACCTGGAGAATGTGCGCGCCTCCGAGCAGTTTCCGTCGCACCTGATGCCGCTCAACCAGTTCTTCAACTTCACCGCGTCGTTCGCGCAGATGGGGGCCGGGACGGGGCTGCACCCGTTCAAGACGGTGAAGGATTACGACGACTTCCTATCCCGCATCCAG
It contains:
- a CDS encoding aldo/keto reductase, with protein sequence MQKRKLGNSDMEITPIGFGSWAIGGPGWAFGWGPQDDAQAIDAIHRALDLGVNWIDTAAVYGLGHSEELVARALEGWSGARPWVFTKCGLRWNEGEGDPYNNLNADSIRKECEDSLRRLKVDAIDLYQIHWPVDDDPAQNEEGWRTMAELQREGKVRWIGVSNWDVGLLTMAQEIAPVTSLQPPYSLVHPEVEDEILPFCEQNGIGVIVYSPMQSGLLTGAMTRERAANLPESDWRRGHPDFTEPSLSK